In one window of Grus americana isolate bGruAme1 chromosome 39, bGruAme1.mat, whole genome shotgun sequence DNA:
- the RUSF1 gene encoding RUS family member 1: MELPEGIGTPPPPPGTPPRSPSGSPPPPPLCRELWGSREAARYQGDPRGGLQRLIPPGVCPPSGLRRAAARVLLPQGYPESVSPDYLQYQCWDALQALCSTLAGALATRAVLQAVGVGDSAATVTGATVTWVLRDGVGIVTRITFAWIQGSRLDCEAKQWRLAADALNDAALVLELLAPAWPRAGPALLALAAAAKCIVGVAGGATRAALAVHQARRDNVADVAAKDGSQETLVNGLGLALALLLLPLLEGRPWLTWGAVLLLLGTHLGANLGAVGTLRLPTLNRPRLRLALGGALRGGAAGGGAAGGGAGQPHPTAGGGVTDVTVPGPEDVNPREPLLPGFSTRLSLHLGAPLHRLVSSEAELRKALECGTDDYIIVLRPSRGWVGVGLRRGAPPDTPLRACAHALLLEELLGADLPPGAPMGAALRPLQHRLRRCPPGSVPWGVVAESSRLWRTLGPAFLRGLEAAGWETQRHLLAPDEWQLDWAGPGGGVEEKPRPLPRPQ, from the exons ATGGAGCTGCCGGAGGGTAtcgggacccccccaccccctcccgggacccccccccgttccccctcagggtcccccccgccccccccgctcTGCCGGGAGCTGTGGGGTTCCCGTGAAGCCGCTCGTTACCAAggggacccccggggggggCTCCAGCGCCTCATCCCCCCCGGTGTCTGCCCGCCCTCCGGCCTGCGCCGCGCTGCCGCT cgggtgctgctgccccaggggtACCCCGAGAGCGTCAGCCCCGATTACCTGCAGTACCAGTGCTGGGACGCCCTGCAG GCGCTGTGCAGCACGCTGGCGGGGGCTCTGGCCACCCGGGCCGTGCTCCAGGCCGTGGGGGTGGGTGACAGCGCCGCCACCGTCACCGGGGCCACCGTCACCTGGGTGCTGCGCG ACGGGGTGGGGATAGTGACCCGCATCACCTTCGCCTGGATCCAGGG GAGCCGCCTGGACTGTGAGGCCAAGCAGTGGCG GCTGGCCGCCGACGCGCTGAACGACGCCGCGttggtgctggagctgctggcgcCCGCCTGGCCCCGCGCTGGCCCCGCCCTCCTGGCGCTGGCGGCCGCTGCCAAG TGCATTGTGGGAGTGGCGGGCGGGGCCACGCGGGCGGCGCTGGCCGTGCACCAGGCGCGGAGGGACAACGTGGCCGACGTGGCCGCCAAGGACGGCAGCCAG GAGACGCTGGTGAacgggctggggctggcgctggcgctgctgctgctgccgctgctggaGGGGCGGCCATg GCTGACGTGGGGggcggtgctgctgctgctgggcacccACCTGGGCGCCAACCTGGGGGCGGTGGGGACCCTGCGCCTGCCCACCCTCAACAGACCCCGCCTCCGCCTGGCGCTGGGCGGGGCcctgaggggcggggccgcggggggaGGGGCCGCGGGGGGAGGGGCCGGCCAACCCCACCCAACCGCAGGGGGCGGAGTCACCGACGTCACCGTCCCCGGGCCCGAGGACGTCAACCCCCGCGAACCCCTGCTGCccg gcttcAGCACCCGCCTCAGCCTCCACCTGGGTGCCCCCCTGCACCGGCTGGTcagcag cgAGGCGGAGCTGCGGAAGGCGCTGGAGTGCGGCACCGACGATTACATCATCGTGCTGCGCCCTTCCCGAG GCTGGGTGGGGGTGGGGCTGCGACGGGGGgccccccccgacaccccctTGCGCGCCTGCGCCCACgcgctgctgctggaggagctgttGGGTGCCGACCTGCCCccgggggcacccatgggtgctgcccTGCGCCCGCTGCAGCACCGCCTGCGCCGCTGCC cgCCGGGCTCGGTGCCCTGGGGGGTCGTGGCCGAGAGCTCCCGCCTCTGGCGCACGCTGGGCCCCGCCTTCCTGCGCG ggctggaggcCGCCGGTTGGGAGACGCAGCGACACCTCCTGGCCCCCGACGAATGGCAGCTCGActgggcggggccggggggcggggtCGAGGAGAAGCCCCGCCCCTTGCCCCGCCCCCAATAA